A stretch of the Pseudomonas helvetica genome encodes the following:
- a CDS encoding acyl-CoA dehydrogenase C-terminal domain-containing protein — protein MSDYKAPLRDMHFVLNEVFEVSRLWARLPGLAEVIDEETAAAILEEAGKISAEVIAPLNRSSDEQGCTWSNGTVTAPDGFVAAYQAFAEGGWVGVGGDPQFGGMGMPKAISAQVEEMVNCASLSFGLYPMLTAGACLSINAHASRELKERYLPNMYAGTWTGSMCLTEAHAGTDLGLIRTRAEPQADGSFKVSGSKIFITGGEHDLSENIIHLVLARLPDAPAGPKGISLFLVPKVLVNADGSLGEHNALSCGSIEHKMGIKASATCVMNFDGATGWIVDAPNKGLAAMFTMMNYERLGVGIQGLALGERSYQNAVEYARERIQSRAPTGPQATDKTADPIIVHPDVRRMLLTMKALNEGGRAFSSYVALQLDTAKYSDDAPTRIRAQELVSLLTPVAKAFLTDMGLETTVHGQQIFGGHGYIREWGQEQLVRDVRITQIYEGTNGIQSLDLAGRKIVGSGGALYRLFAAEIRHFIANASTDLGEFCKPLSAAVDTLDELTAWLLDRAQNNPNEIGAASVEYLQVFGYTAYAYMWALMAKAATAKQADDDFYASKLGTARFYFARLLPRIHSLSAAVKAGSECLYALDAVQF, from the coding sequence ATGTCTGATTACAAAGCCCCCTTGCGCGACATGCATTTCGTCCTCAACGAGGTCTTCGAAGTGTCCAGGCTATGGGCCCGACTGCCCGGCCTGGCCGAGGTGATCGATGAAGAGACAGCCGCCGCGATCCTTGAAGAGGCCGGCAAGATCAGCGCCGAAGTGATCGCACCGCTGAACCGCAGCAGCGACGAACAGGGCTGCACCTGGAGCAACGGCACGGTGACTGCCCCGGACGGTTTTGTCGCGGCGTACCAGGCATTCGCCGAAGGCGGTTGGGTGGGTGTCGGCGGCGACCCGCAATTTGGTGGCATGGGCATGCCCAAGGCCATTTCGGCCCAGGTCGAGGAGATGGTCAATTGCGCCAGTCTGTCGTTTGGCCTGTACCCGATGCTGACCGCCGGGGCGTGCCTGTCGATCAATGCCCACGCCAGTCGGGAACTCAAGGAACGCTATCTGCCGAACATGTACGCCGGCACCTGGACCGGTTCGATGTGCCTGACCGAGGCCCATGCGGGCACCGATCTTGGCTTGATTCGCACCCGAGCCGAACCTCAGGCCGACGGCAGTTTCAAGGTCAGCGGCAGCAAGATTTTCATTACCGGTGGCGAACACGACCTGAGCGAAAACATCATTCACCTGGTGCTGGCCAGACTGCCGGATGCGCCCGCCGGCCCTAAAGGTATTTCGCTGTTTTTGGTGCCCAAGGTACTGGTCAATGCCGATGGCTCGCTGGGCGAGCACAACGCGCTGTCCTGCGGTTCAATCGAACACAAGATGGGCATCAAGGCATCCGCCACCTGCGTGATGAACTTTGACGGCGCGACCGGCTGGATCGTCGATGCGCCGAACAAAGGCCTGGCCGCGATGTTCACCATGATGAATTACGAACGTCTGGGCGTGGGTATCCAGGGGTTGGCGTTGGGTGAGCGTTCGTACCAGAACGCAGTCGAATACGCCCGCGAACGCATCCAGAGTCGTGCGCCGACCGGCCCGCAGGCCACCGACAAAACAGCCGATCCGATCATCGTGCACCCGGATGTACGCCGCATGCTGTTGACCATGAAGGCCTTGAACGAAGGCGGGCGGGCGTTTTCCAGCTACGTGGCCCTGCAACTGGATACCGCCAAGTACAGCGACGATGCGCCAACCCGCATTCGCGCCCAGGAGCTGGTGTCGTTGCTGACCCCGGTGGCCAAGGCGTTTCTCACCGACATGGGGCTGGAAACCACGGTGCATGGCCAGCAGATCTTCGGTGGTCATGGCTACATCCGCGAGTGGGGGCAGGAGCAATTGGTTCGCGATGTGCGGATCACCCAGATCTACGAAGGCACCAACGGCATCCAGTCACTGGACCTCGCCGGGCGCAAGATCGTTGGCAGTGGCGGGGCGCTTTACCGTTTGTTCGCCGCCGAGATTCGCCACTTCATCGCCAACGCCAGCACTGACCTCGGCGAGTTCTGCAAGCCGTTGAGCGCTGCCGTGGACACCCTCGACGAGTTGACCGCGTGGTTGCTGGATCGGGCACAGAACAACCCGAACGAAATCGGTGCCGCCTCGGTCGAGTACCTGCAGGTGTTTGGCTACACCGCCTATGCCTACATGTGGGCCCTGATGGCCAAGGCGGCCACGGCCAAACAGGCCGACGATGATTTCTACGCCAGCAAGCTGGGTACCGCACGCTTCTACTTTGCCCGTCTGCTGCCACGCATCCACTCGTTGAGCGCTGCGGTCAAGGCCGGCAGCGAATGCCTCTACGCGCTGGACGCCGTGCAGTTCTGA
- a CDS encoding YCF48-related protein — MCSNKKYLQWALGILFAMLQGLTQAAGYVDVLDLPARVSALAVSSPLSGLARAGDRLVAVGQRGHILYSDDSGKHWQQAAVPVSADLTAVNFPSALQGWAVGNDGVVLHSSDAGATWRKQLDGRQIGALLVQHYGALASAEPGNEQWPLLAAEGQRLVEQGADKPLLDVWFANDHLGYVVGVFNLILRTEDGGRNWTAFQDRTDNPQGFHLNAIASTGDGVYIAGEQGLLLKWDEAQQRFVAVQTPYQGSFFGVLGKRGEVIAYGLRGNVLRSTDGGLSWTALDSGLHVSITAGFVDTNGHYRLFTQGGQRLVSQGAGADMRLVRQPEPSPVAGAAQAADGALVVVGSRGAQALPKE, encoded by the coding sequence ATGTGTTCGAACAAAAAGTACCTGCAGTGGGCGCTGGGCATCTTGTTTGCAATGTTGCAGGGCCTGACCCAGGCGGCCGGTTATGTCGATGTGCTGGATCTACCGGCCAGGGTCAGCGCCCTGGCGGTCAGCAGCCCGTTGTCAGGCCTGGCGCGCGCAGGCGACCGACTGGTCGCGGTCGGGCAACGTGGCCACATTCTCTATTCCGACGACTCCGGCAAACACTGGCAGCAAGCCGCGGTGCCGGTGAGTGCCGATCTCACGGCGGTGAATTTCCCTTCTGCCCTGCAGGGCTGGGCGGTCGGCAACGACGGCGTGGTGTTGCACAGCAGCGACGCCGGGGCGACCTGGCGCAAGCAACTGGACGGCCGCCAGATCGGTGCCTTGCTGGTCCAGCATTATGGGGCGTTGGCCAGTGCAGAACCCGGCAACGAACAATGGCCACTGCTGGCTGCCGAAGGCCAGCGACTGGTCGAGCAGGGCGCTGATAAACCTTTGCTCGACGTCTGGTTCGCCAATGACCACCTCGGCTATGTGGTCGGTGTGTTCAACCTGATCCTGCGCACCGAGGACGGTGGCCGGAACTGGACAGCGTTTCAGGACCGTACCGACAACCCGCAGGGCTTTCACCTCAACGCCATCGCCTCTACCGGCGATGGGGTGTACATCGCCGGTGAGCAGGGCCTGTTGCTCAAATGGGATGAGGCTCAGCAGCGTTTCGTCGCCGTGCAGACGCCCTATCAGGGCAGCTTTTTCGGCGTGCTCGGCAAGCGCGGCGAAGTGATCGCTTACGGCTTGCGCGGCAACGTGTTGCGCAGCACGGATGGCGGCCTCAGCTGGACTGCGCTCGACAGTGGCCTGCACGTCAGCATCACCGCCGGCTTCGTCGACACCAACGGTCATTACCGCTTGTTCACCCAGGGCGGGCAGAGGCTGGTCAGCCAGGGGGCTGGCGCAGACATGCGCCTGGTGCGGCAACCCGAACCGTCACCGGTGGCCGGCGCTGCTCAGGCCGCCGATGGCGCGTTGGTGGTGGTTGGCAGTCGTGGTGCACAGGCACTGCCCAAAGAATAA
- a CDS encoding MMPL family transporter: MGNIKQDTMPVIRDVRDFDHHSGNRLERMVFNYRPLFMLLMALATVVLGYMAATRLELRPSFEKMIPQSQPYIQNFLENRQSLRGLGNSVRVVVENTQGDIFDPAYLDVLKQVNDQLFLTEGVDRAWMKSLWSPAVRWTEVTEQGFQGGPVMPDTYEGKPEQIEQLRQNISRAGLVGNLVASDFKSSMLIVPLLDKAAAGGQSIHYHGFSQMLEEQLRDRIEFAGDSAARKAGEEGKGQYKVRVIGFAKLMGDLIDGLIQVMMFFGLAVITSLVIIFLYTRCVRSTLLVVGCSLVAVIWQLGIVAWLGYAIDPYSVLVPFLVFAIGVSHAAQKMNGIMQDIARGTHKLIAARYTFRRLFIAGVTALLADAVGFAVLMLIDIPVIKDLAITASIGVAVLIFTSLLLMPVALSYVGVGAKAAERALNIDTRADGHKGFGKLWDWLDRFTTAKWATGAVLIALLMGIGGFVISQHLKIGDLESGAPELRADSRYNRDNAYITRHYALSSDLFAVMIKTPAEGCLNYKTLVLADRLAWELQQYPGVQATSSLVNAVRQITAGTYEGNPKLNSIQRNQDVLNYAAQQASVNSPELFNTDCSLMPVIAFLKDHKAETLDAVVGIAETFARENSSDERQFLLAAGTAGIEAATNIVVREANRTMLLYVYAAVTLFCLMTFRSWRATLVALLPLVLTSILCEALMVVMGIGVKVATLPVIALGVGIGVDYALYLLSVQLHYQRQGLPLAQAYRNAVSFTGRVVGLVGITLAAGVVCWVWSPIKFQADMGILLTFMFLWNMLGALILIPALSYFLQRGASLDRRPVPEAPQGHAGATAPTQPSGMHHARTIAE, translated from the coding sequence ATGGGCAATATCAAACAAGACACCATGCCGGTGATCCGCGACGTGCGTGACTTCGACCACCACTCCGGTAACCGGCTGGAGCGGATGGTGTTCAACTATCGCCCGCTGTTCATGCTGCTGATGGCGCTGGCCACTGTGGTGCTGGGCTACATGGCCGCAACGCGCCTGGAACTGCGCCCCAGCTTCGAGAAAATGATTCCGCAGAGCCAGCCGTATATCCAGAATTTCCTGGAGAACCGTCAGTCACTGCGCGGTTTGGGTAACTCGGTGCGCGTGGTGGTCGAGAACACCCAGGGCGATATCTTCGATCCCGCTTACCTGGACGTGCTCAAACAGGTCAACGATCAACTGTTCCTCACCGAAGGCGTCGATCGCGCCTGGATGAAGTCGTTGTGGAGCCCGGCGGTGCGCTGGACCGAAGTCACCGAACAAGGCTTCCAGGGTGGCCCGGTGATGCCCGATACCTATGAGGGCAAGCCTGAGCAAATAGAACAGTTGCGCCAGAACATTTCCCGCGCCGGACTCGTCGGCAACCTGGTGGCCAGTGACTTCAAGTCGAGCATGCTGATCGTCCCGTTGCTGGACAAGGCCGCGGCCGGCGGTCAGAGCATCCACTACCACGGGTTCTCGCAGATGCTTGAAGAGCAGTTGCGCGACAGGATCGAGTTCGCCGGCGACAGTGCCGCGCGCAAAGCCGGGGAGGAGGGCAAGGGCCAGTACAAGGTCCGGGTGATCGGTTTCGCCAAACTGATGGGCGACCTGATCGACGGCCTGATTCAGGTGATGATGTTCTTCGGCCTGGCCGTGATCACCTCGCTGGTGATTATTTTTCTCTACACCCGCTGCGTTCGCAGCACTTTGCTGGTGGTCGGTTGCTCGCTGGTCGCAGTGATCTGGCAACTGGGCATCGTTGCCTGGCTGGGCTATGCCATCGACCCGTACTCGGTGCTGGTGCCTTTTTTAGTCTTCGCCATCGGTGTGTCCCACGCGGCGCAGAAGATGAACGGGATCATGCAGGACATCGCCCGGGGCACCCACAAACTGATCGCTGCGCGCTACACCTTTCGCCGTCTGTTCATCGCCGGCGTCACCGCGCTGCTGGCCGACGCCGTGGGTTTCGCCGTGCTGATGCTGATCGACATACCGGTGATCAAGGACCTGGCCATCACCGCCAGCATCGGTGTCGCGGTGCTGATCTTTACCTCGTTGTTGCTGATGCCCGTGGCGCTTTCCTATGTCGGCGTCGGCGCCAAGGCTGCCGAGCGCGCCTTGAACATCGACACCCGGGCGGACGGACACAAGGGCTTTGGCAAGCTGTGGGACTGGCTCGACCGTTTCACCACGGCCAAGTGGGCCACGGGCGCCGTACTGATCGCACTGCTGATGGGCATTGGCGGCTTCGTCATCAGCCAGCACCTGAAGATCGGCGACCTGGAAAGTGGCGCGCCGGAGTTGCGTGCCGATTCGCGTTATAACCGTGACAACGCCTACATCACCCGTCACTACGCGTTATCCAGCGATCTGTTTGCGGTGATGATCAAGACGCCTGCGGAAGGTTGCCTGAACTATAAGACACTGGTTCTCGCCGACCGTCTGGCCTGGGAACTGCAGCAGTATCCGGGGGTGCAGGCGACGTCCTCGCTGGTCAATGCCGTGCGCCAGATCACGGCCGGGACCTATGAGGGCAACCCCAAGCTCAACAGTATCCAGCGCAACCAGGACGTCTTGAACTATGCCGCGCAGCAAGCCTCGGTCAACTCTCCGGAGTTGTTCAATACCGACTGCTCGCTGATGCCGGTGATTGCCTTTCTCAAGGACCACAAGGCCGAGACCCTGGATGCAGTGGTCGGGATCGCCGAGACCTTCGCCCGCGAAAACAGCAGCGATGAGCGCCAGTTCCTGCTGGCGGCCGGGACCGCTGGCATTGAAGCCGCGACCAACATCGTGGTGCGCGAGGCCAATCGCACCATGCTGCTTTACGTCTATGCGGCGGTGACGCTGTTCTGCCTGATGACCTTCCGCAGCTGGCGCGCCACGTTGGTTGCGCTGTTGCCGCTGGTGCTGACCTCGATCCTCTGCGAGGCGTTGATGGTGGTCATGGGCATTGGCGTGAAGGTCGCGACCCTGCCGGTGATCGCACTGGGCGTGGGGATTGGTGTCGACTACGCCTTGTACCTGCTCAGTGTGCAATTGCATTACCAGCGTCAAGGCCTGCCGCTGGCCCAGGCCTATCGCAATGCCGTGTCGTTTACCGGTCGGGTGGTGGGCCTGGTGGGCATCACCCTGGCGGCCGGCGTAGTGTGCTGGGTCTGGTCGCCGATCAAGTTCCAGGCGGACATGGGCATCCTGCTGACCTTCATGTTCCTGTGGAACATGCTCGGCGCGCTGATTCTGATTCCTGCCCTGTCGTATTTCCTGCAGCGGGGGGCGTCGCTTGATCGTCGTCCTGTTCCGGAGGCCCCTCAGGGGCATGCCGGTGCAACCGCGCCAACCCAACCTTCGGGCATGCATCACGCCCGGACTATTGCGGAGTAA